The Populus alba chromosome 4, ASM523922v2, whole genome shotgun sequence genome contains a region encoding:
- the LOC118042812 gene encoding small ribosomal subunit protein mS78 (rPPR3a), whose amino-acid sequence MSALSRLFRSTFSTATSAAATENTIVRSLSNEVFRERSLKRLVEKFKKASENERFRTKSAIYKDTVRRLAAAKKFRYVEEILENQKQYQDMSKEGFNARLISLYGSSAMFDNARKVFDEMLERKCARTVLSFNALLGACVNSKKFDEVDGLFRGLSEELEIEPDLVSYNTVMKAFCEKGSLDSAVSLLDEIEKKGLKPDLITFNTLLNGLYANGRFDAGERIWQRMKEKNVKPDGRSYNEKLLGLALEKRMKDATKVVEEMKSEGIGFDIFSYNALIRGFVNEGDLEEAKGWYGEIRKSDIKPDKLTFKTLIPFVVEKGDVAFAFDLCKDALSSKLAVKEALIQPVLDALAKESKINEAKELVELSKARRSDSLKLTLPSI is encoded by the coding sequence atgtCGGCTTTATCCCGCCTTTTCCGCAGCACATTCTCCACCGCCACCTCCGCCGCAGCAACCGAAAATACCATCGTCAGATCACTCTCTAACGAAGTTTTCAGAGAACGCAGCCTCAAACGTCTtgttgaaaaattcaaaaaagctTCCGAAAATGAGAGGTTTCGAACTAAAAGTGCCATTTACAAAGACACCGTGCGCCGCCTCGCAGCTGCCAAAAAGTTTCGCTACGTAGAAGAGATTCTAGAGAACCAGAAGCAGTATCAGGACATGTCGAAAGAAGGTTTTAATGCTCGTTTGATTTCTCTTTATGGTTCATCGGCCATGTTCGATAATGCGCGCaaggtgtttgatgaaatgctcGAAAGAAAATGTGCCCGGACGGTGCTGTCTTTCAATGCGCTGTTGGGGGCTTGTGTTAATTCGAAGAAGTTTGATGAAGTTGATGGTTTATTTAGAGGGTTATCGGAGGAGTTAGAGATTGAACCGGATTTGGTTTCGTATAACACGGTCATGAAGGCCTTTTGCGAGAAGGGTTCGTTGGATTCGGCTGTTTCGTTGCTAGATGAGATTGAGAAGAAGGGTTTGAAGCCTGATTTGATTACTTTTAATACGCTCTTAAATGGGCTTTATGCGAATGGAAGATTTGATGCTGGGGAGAGGATTTGGCAGCGAATGAAGGAAAAGAATGTTAAGCCTGATGGCAGGAGTTATAATGAGAAGTTGCTTGGATTGGCATTGGAGAAGAGAATGAAAGATGCGACTAAGGTTGTTGAAGAAATGAAGAGCGAGGGGATTGGATTTGATATCTTTAGTTACAATGCTTTGATTAGAGGGTTTGTTAATGAGGGTGATTTGGAGGAAGCCAAGGGTTGGTATGGTGAGATAAGGAAATCTGATATTAAACCAGATAAATTGACTTTTAAGACATTGATTCCTTTCGTTGTTGAGAAGGGTGATGTTGCCTTTGCCTTTGATCTTTGCAAGGATGCTCTCTCTAGCAAGTTGGCTGTTAAGGAGGCACTGATACAACCTGTGCTGGATGCATTGGCTAAGGAGTCAAAGATCAACGAAGCAAAGGAGCTTGTGGAACTCAGCAAGGCACGTCGTTCCGATTCTTTAAAGTTGACATTGCCTTCAATATAG
- the LOC118042811 gene encoding transcription factor DYT1, with amino-acid sequence MNELGLAGQEGSCWGRMGRKRTSYDDTAGYKSKNLHAERRRREKLSNRLLTLRALVPIITNMNKGTIIEDAITYIQELKKNVEALTDMLQEMEASSSEEEFKTRVNEIDASEEMKQCGIEEDVQVTSIEGDKLWIKIILEKKRGGFARLMEKMACFGLELIDSNVTTSKGAMLVTACVEGAFGDTLTVQQTKELLTQIIKGI; translated from the exons ATGAATGAGTTAGGATTAGCTGGTCAAGAAGGCAGTTGTTGGGGGAGGATGGGCCGGAAAAGGACTAGCTATGATGATACAGCTGGTTACAAATCAAAGAACCTTCATGcagaaagaaggagaagagagaagcTGAGTAACAGGCTCTTGACATTGCGTGCACTAGTCCCTATTATCACAAAT ATGAACAAGGGCACCATAATTGAGGATGCAATCACTTACATCCAAGAGCTGAAGAAAAATGTGGAGGCTCTTACTGACATGCTTCAAGAAATGGAAGCATCATCGTCGGAAGAGGAATTCAAGACCAGGGTTAATGAGATTGATGCTTCTGAGGAAATGAAGCAGTGCGGGATTGag GAAGATGTTCAGGTGACTAGCATCGAAGGGGATAAGCTCTGGATCAAGATTATCTTGGAGAAGAAGAGAGGCGGGTTCGCTAGATTGATGGAGAAAATGGCTTGCTTTGGCTTGGAACTCATTGACAGCAATGTCACTACCTCTAAAGGAGCAATGCTTGTTACAGCCTGTGTTGAG GGTGCTTTCGGCGATACTCTCACAGTTCAGCAGACCAAGGAACTGTTGACACAGATCATCAAAGGCATATAG